In a single window of the Planctomycetia bacterium genome:
- a CDS encoding IS630 family transposase: protein MIYQDEVEIHRHPTLTRMWAPIGQQPEVPAPGKNEKKVVYGGVDYATGRIVHTIADTKSGTNFLIFLTALVRVYAGRKIRLICDNGRFHHTQAVYEWLAAHADQITIYWLPPYCPSLNLIERLWGHLKRTVIANILFATVDDLVDAFRLGIARVNGHRDKMGFMYDHDEVYKKAA, encoded by the coding sequence GTGATCTATCAAGACGAGGTCGAAATTCATCGCCATCCAACCCTCACTCGGATGTGGGCCCCGATCGGCCAGCAGCCCGAGGTGCCCGCGCCCGGCAAGAATGAAAAGAAAGTTGTCTACGGTGGGGTGGACTATGCCACCGGCCGGATCGTTCACACCATCGCCGACACCAAGAGCGGCACGAACTTCCTGATATTTCTGACGGCGCTGGTCAGGGTCTATGCCGGCCGAAAGATTCGGCTGATCTGCGACAACGGAAGATTTCACCATACCCAGGCCGTCTACGAATGGCTGGCGGCCCACGCCGACCAGATCACCATCTACTGGCTGCCGCCGTACTGCCCGAGCCTCAATCTCATCGAACGGTTGTGGGGACATCTGAAACGGACGGTCATCGCCAATATCCTGTTTGCAACCGTCGATGATCTCGTAGATGCGTTCCGCCTCGGCATCGCCCGTGTCAATGGCCACCGCGACAAAATGGGATTCATGTACGATCATGACGAAGTTTACAAAAAGGCAGCGTAA